In Monodelphis domestica isolate mMonDom1 chromosome 1, mMonDom1.pri, whole genome shotgun sequence, the sequence GCCCTGGAGGAGGCCAAGTGCCAGCAGCAAGTGCAGGTGAGTCAGGGGAGGACCTCTCAGTGGGCTCCAGGGTCCACTTGCTCCCTTTGAGTCCAGTCTCGTGCCAGGGGCCGTGAGCCTCGCCAGGGCGCCTGCCTCCCCTTGCCAGGCTCTCCAGGCCACCAGGAAGCAAAGAACAGCCTACAGAGTCCAGGAGAGCCcagaaaaaaatccatattttgTCCTGCTCACCCCCAGGCTGTATCCTGGGAAGCATCCCAGGAGGAAGTGAACCGCCTccaaaggaaactgaaggaagtGGAGGAAAAGAACTTGGAGCTGGAGGCTTTGGGTAAGTCCTCCCTGGACAGCCACAGGGACTTCCACCTCCTACCAGCACCCATTCTCACCACGCCCACCCCCTCACCTGTGGGGAGCCCCCAGCCTCacaggggagacagacagaaggaaagaaggagcaCTGCTCATTGGGATGGTACACTGAAGAATGAGTCAAGGAGagcttcttggaggaggtggcCTGGACGTGCAAAGACTTCCCCCTCTCTATCTAGGCTCCTAGGACTTAAAAAGAAAGCTGTAATAGAGTGGGGAGAGGCACTGCATTTAGagctggaggtcttgggttcaaatcctcgctcagtggatagagctccagacaaatctgacctcagacacattagctgtgtgatcctgggcatgttaCCTAACCTGTTGGCCtctgtctccttatctgtaaaaaaatcAGGCTAAGAATAGCACCAGCCCCAGGGTCATCAGGAAGGTCAAACAAGATTCCCATAAAGTTCTATCAGTGCCTGGCAGGTCTcaggcactatgtaaatatttgctgttattattattaattatgaagatgatctattattattattattattattcagcttGAAAaaatcagtttcctcacctacaaaatgagagCAGTGGCCTAAAGGATCCCTAAAGTCTTCCCCAACAGCAAAAtggttttaaagattattttcagGACCTGAGTGAATCTctcttgtttcttcctttttttaaacgcTCACCTTCCGTCTCAGAATGCGTTCTGTGCAtgcagagcagtaagggataagcaatgggaGTCAGGAAGTACCCGgggccagatctgaatccagaatcccgtctccaagcctggctctccctCCAAAGTGCCCTCCAACTGCCccatttctgtttgtttctgttAGATTTTTCTAAGTCTGAAAAAAAGGATGTTAAAGTCCTCCACAATGATTTACTTCCTCTCCTGGTCTTCTAGTCATTCGGTCAGCCTTTCCTTTAGGAGACCCTCCAGGAAGACTCATGGGTTTGTGTTCCTGTTAATATTGTCTCCCGATTCTTCGTCGTACTTCTTGGCACTGTTTCCTCCTCCGAAAGGGAGATCCTGGCGCTTTTTGAGTTCTGCTGGAGCGTAATAAATCGGCTCTGGtccaaagattcttttttttccggGGAGAACCTATGAAGGGCCGATTGTTGGCTTTGGCTTCCTGCCATGTTCTTGGACCCTCCTCCAGTTTACCCTGTTTACTAGTTTGAAAGTCAAGGAAACGGGTGGCTTTGAGCTCCATGAGATCCTCGATTTAGGGATGGAGGAGACGCTCCTCGACGTCCTCGTTGTATAGAGAAGGAAGCTGGGGCTTCCAGCGGTTCTGAGGCCAGATCCAGTGATCTGCGCCTGCGCCCCCGCTCTGGGACACCCAATGCGGTATTTTGCAAATAAAAGCCAACCCTGGGTGAGGGAATATATCCTCCTGCCCTTCCCTGCCTCTGTCCACAGTCTGTGCCCTGGAGGAGAAGGTGAAAAGGGCTGAAACCCCGAGCCAGGCACCCGAGGCTCTGCCTCCAGCTCCCCCACCGCCTCCGCCCCCCCTGCCTCCACCCTCAGGCCCTGCAGCGGAGTAAGTATCCCCTCTGCCTTCCCCAAGGAGGGGAGGAAGCCTCTGTGGGGTGGGGTGATGGATGGGAGGCAGAGGAGGGCTGGccgtcccttcctccctcccaggagatccctcctcctccctctcctcctctccctccccagcccTCTTCAAGCCATCCGGCTGAGGCGAGGTCTGAATTCGCACCCAGGTCAGTGGGCACCAGGGAAATGAAGTTTGGGAAGACGATGGAGGGggcagcggggggggggggggggggcaggcggATGCTGGGGAAAGACGAGATGGTGGAATTGGAGGGGGGAATCTCTGCCCCTACCCCCATatctgccccacccccacccccagctccgGCAGCCCCCTCCCTGGAAGACAAGAAGGCAAAGGCGGTGCAGGAAATGATGGACAGGATTCGGCAAGGAGTCGTGCTGAGGCCGGCTGCCAGAGAGAAGGAGCCCAGACAGGTACTCCTCCCCGGAAACCCGCCTCCCTCCGTGCCCACCCAAGCCTTGGGCCCAGTGTCAGTGCAGGCAGGAGGCCGTAGCTCCATATGATGGGAACAGGGTAGAGCCTGCTCAGCTTAGGCACCCCCAAGGGGgaaacctctctgggcctccacGGAGGCATCAGCAAAATGAAGACGCTGGAGCGGCTGCACAGCAGAACAGAGTGCTGGGCCAGGagccaagaagacttgaattccaatccagcctcagacatttattagctgtgtggccctggccaaGACACTtaatcactgtttgcctcagtttcctcatctgaatagTGGGGATACTAACAGAAACTGCCTCACTGAGTCgttacaaagatcaaatgagataataccaAAAAGTGCTCAGTAGAATAGGTGCCATATAAGTGCTGTTTATTGTAAATCCCGTAGGGCagcgcctggcacacagtaggtgccatATAAGTGCTGTTTATTGTAAATCCCGTAGGGCagcgcctggcacacagtaggtgccatATAAGTGCTGTTTATTGTAAATCCCGTAGGGCagcgcctggcacacagtaggtgccatATAAGTGCTGTTTATTGTAAATCCCTTAGGCcagcacctggcacacagtaggtggcATATAAGTGCTGTTTATTGTAAAGCTCTTAGGACagcgcctggcacacagtaggtgccacATGAGGGTTGGCTATTATTACTATCTAAGCTGCCTTTGAACCAGGACCCTATAAGGGAGAGAGACGAATGTGGACTGGGATGACCAATACAGGGTCCTGGAGGAGCTGAGAGGCGAGTGAGGAACCAGGGAGGCTGCATGGAAGCAGGGGAAATGGGAGAGCTGAGCCGAAGATGAGGCTCATATCCTGGGTAGCAGGAGGCTGGCCTCTCCGCCACTAGATGGGGAAGTCAGAGGCTCCCCCAGCACACCATTGTCCATCAGAGTTTCTCATGGAGGTGCTGCGATAGCCGACTCTACAGTCAGGTCTTCTGCTATTTATCCCCAGGACAGAAGCAAGCGTAGGAGTGCTGCCATTACGGAGCTCCAGACCATGCTGGTGAGAGGCATGACATTGGGGGACAGGGAGGggcatgggggggaggggaagaggatcaCCCACTGCCTGGCACCCGCTACTGTGAAACTAAAGGCAGGGACCAAGCATCGCTCCACCCACCCACTCCACTCCTCTAGTCAAGGAGCAAAGGGGCTTCGAAATCCACTGGAACCACCCTGAGATTGGAATGGCAAATGGAACCATGGAGAGGGCCCTGCACAACCAGAAGGGAATGGAGGAGTGAAGCGCTAATGGGGGGAATTCAGGCTCAGTGACAGGGCTGCCCGTGGGGAGGGGATTCCTTTCCACATACATGGTCCATCAGCCCTGTTGGAAAGTTCAAACTGGGCCATGGAGGCTGCCTCCCCCAACCTCCCTTTCCTCTGATTGGTACCACCACCACCAGAGCTCATCTGATGGCCACCTGGAGCCAGGAATCTTGGGAGTCTTGTGTCTGGTCCTGGTCGTCATCTTTGGGGCAGGGCACTGACAAACTGGACCAGAGCACAGTGCCCAGGATAAGGGAACAGGGGGCCAGACCACTGGAAGATACCCTGAAGAAAATGGGAGTGGTTAGCACGGAGGAGACTTGGGCTACAAGGGATTGAGGGGATGTCATAGCTATTTTCAAGGGTGTGAAAGAATTGTATTCTCATGCCTGGCCTTAGAAGCAACAAGTGGAGAGTTCAGAAGCAAGTTTTAGGGTTTACAAAGAAAATCGTAAAGATTAGCGCTTTCTGCCACAGGAGGGAGTGAGTTCACTATTCTTAGAGGTGTTCAAGCAGAGACTCCCTGATCAGTTCTTGGGGACACATCAGTGTGGATCCCTGCTAGGTGTAGTCAGTCAGGCCAGATGCCCTCTGACTTCCCTTGCAGTTCTGAGATTCCATAATTCTCTGAAGGACTCACTGAGAGGCCATTCAATGACCCAGGAGAGGGGCTCATTGCTGCCTGGACTTCCTGGTTCTGGCAGTGGCTGCCTTTCCCTTGACACTCGCCCCTTCCTTCATGGAGGGTGAAGAAGGGATCTCTTAAGAGTCTCTCCATCCCCAGGCTTCCAAATGCCGACCCCTGAACAGGGGCAGCCGGAGAAAGAGGAGCAGCCGGAAGGGTCCTGAAGGCCAGCTAATGGCCATCCTGCAACGACGACGCCACCTGGTTGACTCCCCTTCAGCGGGGCCACAAGATGGCCCACATGCAGAGAGCAAAGGTGCCCACAAGACTGAGGCTCAAGGCACCAAGAGCCAGGGACAATGGGAAGATTGGACATCTGGAAATAGAATAGTTCAAGGAGGCAAGCCTGGGGCTGATCCTAGAGAAGGTAAAATGACCCTTTTGCCTGAATTAAGAAGTCTTCCAGTTACTGAACATTCCTTCAAGGAGGAGACACAGAAACCCCCTGCAATGCCAGCAGAGACGACTCAGGCCTCCAATCTCCAAACCCGGGTCAGCTTGAGGACCCCAGCTCTGTCAAAGGCATCTGTCCTTTGGGGACAACCAGAAGAACTATAAGAAAACCATGTTCCCACataattttgatgacatgaaattaaaaagagtttgtacaaataaaagcaatgcaaccaaaattagaaggacaaaaacaaattggaaaaaaatcttatagcaagtatctctgacaaaagcctcattgctcaaatataaagagatatgagtcaaatatttataagaatataaagcattcctCTATTGAAAAATGGTCAgaggatgaaagaaaataaaactattcatagtcatatgaaaaaatgctccaaatcattattgattagaaaaatacaaatcaaaatagcTCTGCAATAGCTCCTCATACCTTTGGCTAGCATGACCAGAAAGGAAGATGACAAATGTTGTGGAAAAATAGGGCACAAATACACTCTTGGTGGGACTGTGAatggatacaaccattctggagagcaatatggaaccagtcTCAAAGGGCCACAAGActatgacccagcaataccactctgggatctgtttcccaaagagatacgCAATAAAGGGAAAGGACCTCCCTGTACCAAAACATTAGCACTTTTtgtaggggcaaagaattggaaactatggggatgtccatcccttgaggaatggatgaagaagttgtggtatatggttgtaaggGAACACTATTGCACTATAAGGATACAGAATACAttctgaaaaacctggaaagagttctgtgaattgatgcaaagtaaagcaagcagaaccagaactgTGTAGACAGTAATAgaaatgtataatgatcaactgttgtgaaagagaggatttgcaggacaagccaggcatgcagaccaaggtgattgatctgtctgtcaatcaaggtgaagattccaaatggaatgttcccagaagaggcagttgaagctggccagggggaggaaCTGATTCGCTCTCTCTGGGGATGACTGACCAagagaaacctcttctctgggttcctgacCAAAAGACCTGGCTTTTTCTGATCTAagcagagagagacctttgggCTTTtaacagagtctggacttgaattactcaagcagagattttctgactaaagaaagaagaaaaatatttgtcctccatctctctagctgtctctgtgtcacagctgtgacaagactgacatttcccaaaccctcataaCCCTTCCTTGTAGATTAGGAACAAACCTTATCCCTCTTATCTCAATtcccatcctgtcctatctttccaataaacctccttacctgagaaagaaaacaagagcatcttctctaaatctcacaattcgcctttgagttacatagaaaagGTGGCTGACCAAcaggggggaggagaaaaggggcaGGAAGGTGTGGGTGGaagactgggaggtgaagggtggagggtaggaaatagtttgatttattagccattaacagggatcaataggcaaccccggAGAGCAccccctctagcagcatctctccaTCTACCTTTCAGAAATACTTCTATCTCCATAGCAAAAAGGCATCCCTCAGGTTCCCCTAGTagctctctagtctcaagccagagtatccagtCACTGCAACCAGAAATAGTTACCTacagattatctattttattacacTGTGAAGAACGAAACCATTATTAGCACAGCAAGCATCCAAGAGAACCACAAGGGACTGAGGatgaaaatgttatccacagccaaagaaggaacttttggaatccaaagcagatcaaagcacaccatcttCAGGGGCAGCTGGCCTAGAttttggaggtcctgggttcaaatgtggcctcagacagttcctagcaagtcatttaacccctactgcctgacccttaccactcttctgtcttgaaaccaatacattgtattgattctaagccagaaggtaaggattacaATCAAATCATGTTGCCTTCTTCTATATCTTCAAGAGATTtcattgtatgtgtgatatgtgtcttctatcatgacatgagcaatatggaaatatgtattaaaggactggtataacctatatcagattttTCATTGCCTTGgatgggggatggagggagaaaactcgaattctaaaatgtcaaaaaagaatGGTCAAAAATTGCTTGTACAtgtaaccaaaaaaagaaagaaagaaagaaagaaaaccatgtTTCCCCCCCATCCAACTTCTTTATCTGACCACAGTGTCCCAGGGAGAGCAGAGGACCAGGGAGATTCTGACTACTtcctagagaagggagaaactGGTTAAGAGTGATGAGGAAGGAACATGTACCTCAAAGCTAGAAGCACCAGTCCCTAGCAGGATAGACCTCAGGGTCAAGGGCACTTTGTTCAGGCTACAGTTTTTCCTCCCATACTTCAAACGCAACCCAGCCTGCACTACCAACTTCCCAGGAAAAATACGACATCAGAAAGAACATTTAGGATGTCCTAattccctgccctcctcccctCTGCCAGGTCAAGGACATTTTTCCATCAATTGTGAGGAAAATAGTTTATAAACCATAAAACTGTCTGGAAAAGGAAACGATGACCATGAGATagtgcaaactttaaagtgcggTATTATTGTTAGTATTATTGTCAGTCCTCATTGGTAAGTGCTGACTGCTACTGTCACAGAACCCTGGAATCACAGACTATGAGTGCTGGAAGACTTCAGCAGCTTCTTGTCTATTCCATGCACAATAGGAAGCCTTGCCGTAATATACATAACAAAGGGTGGTCCAATTATCAGGTGGGAGACCCCtaaaatcaattaacatttaatcAATAGTCTAgtcctttattaagtacctactatgtgcctagcaT encodes:
- the LOC103105711 gene encoding shootin-1-like, giving the protein MEGCGEELEEGLGVLAALLQDFGGIGKSSCVSSPSEEASSSEEEDEEEELVEQEAHEQSQKKLIELEQASQALLAELSELEAKCEIERSCREQAEVYAAQVSQENKKLKRLSVTLLPSLDSQDKGLPLKPSLSPEQQHIRDLGAQVAELLQEKTELTLQVQELRRQLKEREEQIQKEQRERSSLQMSVGQSQRALAKLKRVSHLVLQECGEALQQLHLEQDLRQQAEIFAHQMLVEKKEAHRQSAILLRNNGPSTQLSAALEEVSALSKALEEAKCQQQVQAVSWEASQEEVNRLQRKLKEVEEKNLELEALVCALEEKVKRAETPSQAPEALPPAPPPPPPPLPPPSGPAADPLQAIRLRRGLNSHPAPAAPSLEDKKAKAVQEMMDRIRQGVVLRPAAREKEPRQDRSKRRSAAITELQTMLASKCRPLNRGSRRKRSSRKGPEGQLMAILQRRRHLVDSPSAGPQDGPHAESKGAHKTEAQGTKSQGQWEDWTSGNRIVQGGKPGADPREGKMTLLPELRSLPVTEHSFKEETQKPPAMPAETTQASNLQTRVSLRTPALSKASVLWGQPEEL